From a single Alkalibaculum bacchi genomic region:
- a CDS encoding ABC transporter ATP-binding protein: protein MDGIKIKNLNFSYGSKTVLKDLDLEISNGMFGLLGRNGAGKSTLMKLIVGLLPLKSGKISMYGNSIKNKQKIREIVGYLPQDFDFYPDMKVEEALKYLGVLDNIKTSVLNDRMDRLLVLVNLNNERKKKIKNLSGGMKRRLGIAQCLLNDPKVLVVDEPTAGLDPEERIRFRNLLSDLSEEKTVIFSTHIASDLQSSTNHLGILDNGTLVYDGTIDAILDECKSSTFETILSRQDYDKFRKEYLIFEQKETSQGIIVRFLNNGKPEDNFKRIAPTLEAAYLMKIHERRAY, encoded by the coding sequence ATGGATGGAATAAAAATAAAAAATCTAAATTTTAGTTATGGTAGCAAGACTGTTTTGAAAGATTTAGATTTAGAAATCTCAAATGGAATGTTTGGCTTGTTGGGTAGAAATGGTGCGGGTAAATCTACTTTAATGAAATTAATTGTTGGATTATTACCATTAAAATCAGGCAAAATTTCAATGTACGGAAATTCAATAAAAAATAAGCAGAAAATAAGAGAAATAGTAGGATACTTGCCTCAAGATTTTGATTTTTATCCCGATATGAAAGTAGAAGAAGCATTAAAATATTTGGGTGTTTTGGATAACATTAAAACATCTGTTTTAAATGATAGAATGGATCGTTTATTAGTTCTTGTAAACTTAAACAATGAAAGAAAAAAGAAAATCAAAAATCTTTCTGGTGGAATGAAAAGGAGACTTGGAATCGCTCAATGTTTACTAAATGATCCAAAAGTATTAGTTGTGGATGAACCAACAGCAGGTCTAGATCCGGAAGAAAGAATTCGATTTAGAAACCTATTAAGTGACCTTTCCGAAGAAAAAACGGTCATTTTTTCAACTCATATTGCAAGTGATTTACAAAGTAGTACCAATCATCTTGGTATATTAGATAATGGTACTTTAGTTTACGATGGCACGATTGACGCTATTTTAGATGAGTGTAAATCATCTACTTTTGAAACAATCTTATCTAGACAAGATTATGATAAATTTAGAAAAGAATATCTAATCTTTGAACAAAAAGAAACTTCACAAGGAATCATTGTTAGGTTTTTAAATAATGGAAAACCAGAAGATAATTTTAAAAGGATAGCCCCAACATTAGAAGCTGCATACCTAATGAAGATTCATGAAAGAAGGGCATATTGA
- a CDS encoding sensor histidine kinase, with protein sequence MDWINHFTKDWKLKKSFSLYMIVFLIIGLVLGLVTKAVLECVKFDHLSTSVFNQPSTSIFSTIILSKAFTFLIDFIVPILIVIFPIIGFIVFYKHKIQQPIHILNDMNCYEEWEGNNQDELALASNRVIESLQEFENMQLAYTFQMNNATRKTDTLLHEIKNPLSTLKGDIELLDIVLNDKNHTIQEIIQRMKRNEGRIETYLSKLTEKGNIKKIEADLNQISILALWKDLYSRFVDNPIPIAFEKNISDNHKNIKIDESLFYEAISNIIDNANRFAKRKIVVQLFETENEYVLTINDDGKGFSKDALKNYDQPYFSESTLSGNMGLGLFITRALLNKQEIAMEAKNNHGACLELFIKKS encoded by the coding sequence CAGTTTTAGAATGTGTAAAGTTTGATCATTTATCAACTTCAGTGTTTAATCAGCCTTCCACTAGCATATTTTCTACGATCATATTGTCAAAAGCGTTTACTTTTTTGATTGATTTTATTGTGCCAATTTTAATTGTAATCTTCCCTATAATTGGATTTATCGTTTTTTACAAACATAAGATTCAACAACCAATTCATATCTTAAATGATATGAATTGTTATGAAGAATGGGAAGGCAACAATCAAGATGAATTGGCATTAGCCAGCAATAGAGTAATAGAAAGTTTGCAAGAATTCGAAAACATGCAACTAGCTTACACTTTCCAAATGAATAACGCCACTAGAAAAACAGATACTTTACTTCATGAAATTAAAAACCCATTATCAACATTAAAAGGCGATATTGAACTATTAGATATTGTTTTAAACGACAAAAACCATACCATTCAAGAAATTATCCAAAGAATGAAAAGAAACGAAGGTAGAATTGAAACATATTTAAGTAAACTAACAGAGAAAGGAAATATCAAAAAGATAGAAGCAGATTTAAATCAAATTTCAATATTAGCTTTATGGAAAGATTTATATTCAAGATTTGTAGACAATCCTATACCTATTGCGTTTGAGAAAAATATTTCTGATAATCACAAAAATATAAAAATTGATGAATCCCTATTCTACGAAGCAATATCAAATATCATTGATAATGCAAATCGATTTGCTAAAAGAAAGATAGTAGTTCAACTATTTGAAACAGAAAACGAATATGTACTAACTATTAATGATGATGGCAAAGGATTTTCAAAGGATGCTTTAAAAAATTACGATCAACCATATTTTAGTGAAAGTACATTGAGCGGGAATATGGGTTTAGGATTGTTTATAACAAGAGCATTATTAAATAAGCAAGAAATAGCAATGGAAGCAAAGAATAATCATGGAGCTTGTTTAGAACTATTTATAAAAAAATCTTAA